One part of the Acidobacteriota bacterium genome encodes these proteins:
- the hutI gene encoding imidazolonepropionase, with protein sequence MPVNALLLTNITQLLTLRGTTKPRRGPELNNVGVIADAAVLCAGGKVISVGRTKDALKDPAVKKLKKKLIELDCAGKVVLPGFVDSHTHPAFTAPRLIDFEKRIAGASYEEIAAAGGGIRSSVDALRKCSPAQLTASVLGAFNQMAAQGTTTVEAKSGYGLSTEAELKSLEAIRTAAARWPGTVVATLMAAHVVPKEHAGKPDKYVDEIIKQMIPAVKKRNLAQFVDVFIERGAFTQAQAERIFEAAQKAGLGVRAHVCQLSPSELWPLLRFQPSSFDHMDYVNDEDIPQLARRDTVATLVPGANYFLGLREYPPARKLIDSGVAVALATDYNPGTSPTASMPFILSLASTQMKMKPAEAIAAATINGAHALRLAERKGSLEPGKDADLAVFDVKDYREIPYWFGTSSCTTTIIGGQILDSAH encoded by the coding sequence ATGCCCGTTAACGCCCTTCTCCTCACCAACATCACCCAGCTCCTCACCCTGCGCGGCACCACCAAGCCTCGCCGCGGGCCGGAGCTGAACAACGTGGGCGTAATCGCAGATGCAGCCGTGCTCTGCGCCGGCGGGAAAGTCATCTCCGTCGGACGCACCAAAGACGCGCTCAAAGATCCTGCCGTCAAAAAGCTCAAGAAAAAACTCATCGAGCTCGACTGCGCCGGCAAGGTCGTGCTGCCCGGATTCGTGGATTCGCACACCCATCCCGCCTTCACCGCGCCGCGGCTCATCGATTTCGAGAAGAGAATCGCGGGCGCGAGCTACGAAGAGATAGCCGCGGCCGGCGGCGGCATCCGGTCGAGCGTGGACGCGCTGCGGAAATGTTCCCCGGCTCAGTTAACCGCTTCCGTGTTGGGAGCGTTTAACCAGATGGCGGCGCAGGGGACCACGACCGTCGAAGCGAAGTCGGGTTACGGGCTCAGCACGGAGGCGGAGTTGAAGTCGCTCGAGGCCATCCGCACTGCCGCCGCGCGCTGGCCCGGCACGGTCGTTGCCACCCTAATGGCCGCGCACGTTGTCCCCAAAGAACACGCCGGCAAGCCCGACAAGTACGTGGACGAGATCATCAAGCAGATGATCCCGGCGGTGAAGAAACGGAACTTGGCGCAGTTTGTCGACGTATTCATTGAGCGTGGGGCGTTCACCCAGGCACAAGCGGAGCGCATCTTCGAGGCGGCCCAGAAGGCCGGCCTCGGCGTGCGCGCTCACGTTTGCCAACTCTCGCCGTCTGAACTATGGCCACTGCTGCGCTTCCAACCATCCTCTTTCGACCACATGGACTACGTGAACGACGAAGACATCCCGCAACTCGCCCGCCGCGATACGGTCGCGACGCTCGTCCCCGGCGCGAACTATTTCCTCGGACTGCGCGAGTACCCGCCCGCGCGCAAGCTCATCGATTCCGGCGTCGCCGTGGCGCTCGCCACCGACTACAACCCCGGCACCTCGCCCACCGCCAGCATGCCGTTCATCCTGTCGCTGGCGTCTACGCAGATGAAGATGAAGCCCGCGGAAGCCATCGCCGCCGCCACCATCAACGGCGCGCATGCGTTGCGCCTGGCCGAGCGCAAGGGAAGCCTCGAGCCCGGCAAAGACGCTGACCTCGCCGTCTTCGACGTGAAGGACTACCGCGAGATACCCTATTGGTTTGGCACGAGTTCCTGCACCACCACCATCATCGGTGGACAGATTCTCGACTCAGCTCACTGA
- the yihA gene encoding ribosome biogenesis GTP-binding protein YihA/YsxC: MKVRAKFLTSAVDPAKFPAPTVPEIAFAGRSNVGKSSLLNALAGGKLAHVSSTPGRTRTINFFGINFDAGNTKTAKPEPELLLVDLPGYGYAKISKSISAEWPTFIEPYLRDRETLALCVCLVDSSIPPQPSDHQLITWLRQHQRPFLMVGTKADKLSHNKLRASLTELQVAHEVGAVLPFSAETGAGLKELWQMIFEATNEADGGE; the protein is encoded by the coding sequence ATGAAAGTCCGCGCCAAGTTCCTGACGTCCGCCGTCGATCCGGCAAAGTTCCCGGCGCCCACCGTGCCGGAGATCGCCTTTGCCGGACGCTCCAACGTGGGCAAGTCGTCCCTGCTGAACGCGCTTGCCGGGGGCAAGCTGGCGCACGTGAGTTCTACGCCCGGCCGCACGCGGACCATCAACTTCTTCGGAATAAACTTTGACGCCGGAAATACAAAGACGGCAAAACCTGAGCCCGAGCTGTTGCTCGTCGACCTGCCGGGATACGGTTACGCCAAGATCTCGAAATCGATCTCGGCGGAGTGGCCCACCTTCATCGAGCCTTACCTGCGCGACCGCGAGACGCTCGCGCTGTGCGTCTGTTTGGTGGATTCGTCCATCCCGCCGCAGCCCAGCGACCACCAGCTCATCACGTGGCTGCGCCAGCATCAGCGTCCGTTCCTCATGGTGGGGACGAAGGCAGACAAGCTATCGCACAATAAACTCAGGGCGTCACTGACAGAACTTCAAGTGGCACATGAGGTGGGTGCGGTGCTCCCCTTCTCCGCCGAGACGGGCGCCGGACTGAAGGAGTTGTGGCAGATGATCTTCGAGGCGACGAACGAAGCGGACGGCGGGGAGTAA
- a CDS encoding M1 family metallopeptidase produces the protein MRRSALLLFLCTATLALHMEAQRLPDTVTPHHYILKFSPDLKTAKFSGEETIHGDVNRATKDIVLNALEIEFQLVTIQALPSGPVQTARVSLQPEKEMATLSVDQELPQGPVEIKIRYTGILNDQLRGLYLSKGSNRDYAVTQMEPTDARRAFPSWDEPAYKAPFDISVVVDQGDTAISNGRIKKDEPGPGPGKRTITFAMTPKMSTYLVALAVGDWKCNEGEMDGAPIRICATPDKVHLTGEALTAAKSIQHYYNQWYATKYPYGKLDVLAAPDFSAGAMENTALIVYREILLFVDPKSTSSSLQKTVWDVLAHEMAHQWFGDLVTMQWWNDIWLNEGFATWMSPKPVRAAHPEWNNQMDEVDSATNAMNVDSLVATRPIRQDATTSAEIGELFDGIAYEKTAAVLRMLEGYEGAAAFQQGTNAYLEAHKYANATAEDFWGAQTTASGKPIDKIMASFVLQPGVPLVNVEAKCSAGKTSVAVTQQRFFSDRLAMEKSDKGSGDQLWQIPICLKYGAKGKAETKCELVTAKQATITLPACAEWVYGNADARGYYRAAYSPASFKQLMAVAATKLLPQERLALVDNQWALVRSGRSSVGDFLELTQALRSDRDRALWENITARLSTVKRYLTTPEDSAQFRAFVASLYRPMLNELGYAPKPGESADTQQLRREAFSALALVAEDPAAIAKGKDMTQQEIRQPGSVDAELLSVAVSAAARFGDAALYDQYLAALKQEKEPERHYDFLYGLTLFRQPELVKRSFAMAEGPDIRNQDATGFVNSLVGDPYNQQQSWELFKRDWPQLEKKMSSYVRGESVRVANTFCDAGMRDDARQFFESKGNPGSRTFRQTMERIAGCIDLKQQQQQKLSAWLSEHGGGKTRAANVPPYSPPSASFVASKIICHNSFSPAPVSAEKGSTAPTSCAT, from the coding sequence ATGCGCCGTTCCGCACTCCTGCTCTTCCTCTGCACCGCCACGCTCGCGCTCCACATGGAGGCACAGCGCCTGCCAGACACGGTCACCCCGCACCACTACATCCTCAAGTTCTCGCCCGACCTGAAGACGGCGAAGTTCTCGGGCGAAGAGACCATCCACGGCGACGTCAACCGCGCGACGAAAGACATCGTCCTCAACGCGCTCGAGATCGAGTTCCAGCTGGTCACCATTCAGGCGCTACCCTCTGGCCCGGTGCAGACGGCCAGGGTCTCGCTGCAACCGGAAAAAGAGATGGCTACGCTCTCGGTTGACCAGGAGCTGCCGCAAGGTCCGGTCGAGATCAAGATCAGGTACACCGGCATCCTCAACGATCAGTTGCGCGGCCTGTATCTGAGCAAAGGGTCGAACCGGGATTACGCGGTCACGCAGATGGAGCCCACCGACGCGCGGCGCGCCTTCCCCAGCTGGGACGAGCCGGCCTACAAGGCGCCGTTCGACATCAGCGTGGTCGTCGATCAGGGCGACACGGCCATTTCGAACGGACGCATCAAGAAAGACGAGCCTGGCCCCGGGCCCGGCAAACGCACCATCACTTTTGCGATGACGCCGAAGATGTCCACCTATCTCGTGGCGCTCGCCGTCGGCGACTGGAAGTGCAATGAGGGCGAGATGGACGGCGCTCCCATCCGCATCTGCGCCACGCCCGACAAGGTGCACCTCACCGGTGAAGCCCTGACGGCGGCGAAATCCATCCAGCATTACTACAACCAGTGGTATGCGACGAAGTATCCGTACGGCAAGCTCGACGTGCTCGCCGCGCCCGACTTCTCCGCCGGCGCGATGGAGAACACCGCCCTCATCGTCTACCGCGAGATCTTGCTGTTCGTGGATCCGAAGTCCACTTCGTCCTCCCTGCAGAAGACGGTGTGGGACGTGCTCGCGCACGAGATGGCGCACCAGTGGTTCGGCGACCTCGTCACCATGCAGTGGTGGAACGACATCTGGCTCAACGAAGGTTTTGCCACCTGGATGAGTCCCAAGCCGGTGCGCGCCGCGCATCCCGAGTGGAACAACCAGATGGACGAGGTCGATAGCGCCACTAACGCCATGAACGTGGATTCGCTCGTCGCCACTAGGCCCATCCGCCAGGACGCGACTACCTCCGCCGAGATCGGCGAGCTCTTCGACGGCATCGCCTATGAGAAGACCGCGGCCGTGCTGCGCATGCTCGAAGGCTATGAAGGCGCCGCCGCCTTTCAGCAGGGCACCAACGCTTACCTCGAGGCCCATAAGTACGCCAACGCCACCGCGGAAGATTTCTGGGGCGCACAGACCACGGCATCCGGCAAGCCCATCGACAAGATCATGGCGAGCTTCGTGCTCCAGCCCGGCGTGCCGCTGGTGAACGTCGAGGCGAAATGCTCAGCCGGCAAGACCAGCGTTGCCGTCACCCAGCAACGCTTCTTCAGCGATCGCCTGGCGATGGAAAAAAGCGACAAAGGTTCGGGCGACCAGCTCTGGCAGATCCCTATCTGCCTCAAGTATGGAGCGAAAGGCAAGGCGGAGACCAAGTGCGAGCTGGTGACTGCAAAGCAGGCCACCATCACGCTGCCGGCGTGCGCCGAGTGGGTCTACGGCAACGCCGACGCTCGCGGTTACTACCGCGCCGCTTACTCGCCCGCTTCCTTCAAGCAGCTGATGGCGGTCGCGGCCACAAAACTGTTGCCGCAGGAGCGGCTCGCGCTGGTGGATAACCAGTGGGCGCTGGTCCGCAGTGGGCGCAGCAGCGTTGGCGACTTCCTCGAACTCACTCAGGCGCTGCGCAGCGACCGCGACCGCGCTCTATGGGAGAACATCACGGCGCGGCTGAGCACCGTCAAGCGTTACCTCACCACGCCGGAAGATAGTGCGCAGTTCCGCGCCTTCGTCGCATCACTGTATCGTCCCATGCTCAACGAGCTGGGTTACGCGCCGAAGCCGGGCGAGAGTGCGGACACGCAACAGCTCCGCCGCGAGGCTTTCAGCGCGCTCGCGCTGGTGGCGGAAGATCCCGCCGCCATCGCCAAGGGAAAAGACATGACCCAGCAGGAGATTCGGCAGCCCGGCTCCGTGGACGCCGAGCTGCTGAGTGTCGCCGTCTCCGCGGCGGCTCGCTTCGGCGACGCCGCGCTCTATGACCAGTACCTCGCCGCGCTCAAGCAGGAGAAAGAACCCGAGCGCCACTACGACTTCCTCTACGGGCTCACCCTCTTCCGCCAGCCCGAGCTGGTCAAGCGCAGCTTCGCGATGGCGGAGGGACCCGACATCCGCAATCAGGATGCGACCGGCTTCGTCAACTCGCTGGTCGGCGATCCCTACAACCAGCAGCAGTCGTGGGAGCTGTTCAAGCGTGACTGGCCGCAGCTCGAGAAGAAGATGTCGAGTTACGTCCGCGGCGAGAGTGTGCGCGTAGCCAACACGTTTTGCGATGCCGGCATGCGCGATGATGCCAGGCAGTTCTTCGAATCGAAGGGGAATCCCGGGTCGCGCACCTTCCGCCAGACGATGGAGCGGATCGCTGGCTGCATCGACTTGAAACAGCAGCAGCAGCAGAAACTCTCCGCCTGGCTCAGCGAGCACGGTGGTGGGAAGACGCGTGCGGCGAACGTCCCGCCTTACTCCCCGCCGTCCGCTTCGTTCGTCGCCTCGAAGATCATCTGCCACAACTCCTTCAGTCCGGCGCCCGTCTCGGCGGAGAAGGGGAGCACCGCACCCACCTCATGTGCCACTTGA